One Bremerella cremea genomic window carries:
- a CDS encoding L-ribulose-5-phosphate 4-epimerase codes for MSLQELRAAVCHANKMLLQSGLVTMHSGNASGLDRASGHLVIKPSGVDYETLTPEMLVEVDVASGEVVSGDLRPSVDLPHHLMLYRNLPELGGIIHTHSNYASSFAAINENIPLCLTAIADEFGGEIPCAPFAECDEESIGRSILQHRGKAPAILLANHGVFAWGPTPQAALKAAIMTEDVAKTVFLAKQLGEPRILSLESAAKYHDRYQNRYGQKKAA; via the coding sequence ATGAGCCTTCAAGAACTGCGAGCCGCGGTTTGCCATGCCAACAAGATGTTGCTGCAATCCGGGCTAGTGACAATGCACTCTGGCAACGCCAGCGGCCTCGATCGTGCATCGGGCCACTTAGTCATCAAGCCATCCGGCGTCGACTACGAAACACTCACGCCAGAGATGCTGGTGGAAGTTGACGTCGCAAGCGGCGAGGTGGTCTCTGGCGATCTGCGTCCGAGTGTCGACCTGCCTCACCACTTGATGCTGTATCGAAACCTGCCAGAACTAGGCGGCATCATTCACACCCACAGTAACTACGCGAGTTCGTTCGCTGCGATCAACGAGAACATTCCCCTTTGCTTGACGGCGATTGCCGACGAGTTTGGTGGTGAAATCCCTTGTGCTCCTTTCGCCGAATGCGACGAAGAATCCATCGGACGCAGCATCCTGCAACATCGTGGAAAAGCACCGGCAATTCTACTGGCCAACCATGGCGTGTTTGCCTGGGGGCCGACTCCACAAGCCGCGCTGAAAGCGGCCATCATGACCGAAGATGTTGCCAAGACCGTCTTCCTGGCCAAGCAGTTGGGCGAGCCCCGCATCCTTTCGCTGGAATCGGCCGCCAAGTATCACGACCGCTACCAGAATCGATACGGCCAAAAGAAGGCCGCGTAA
- a CDS encoding 2'-5' RNA ligase family protein, which produces MPPVTDFISIDPSPSFSQIIDGYKAQVRELVGDQLYLAEPPHMTAYLACFDDGSKVSTAAAQLAQQLNTFEIAISGWHVFDADPLTQRRTLVVDFTPESQAFLRNLQTKIAQTLAGTYDTEATFARYAAAFDKFSEVQRNAVRSVGFPFIGDDWHPHFTIASLDPTAWPTVREALWNQPPSGVSVCSSLTHYRVIDGESHPISKFDLKRVENVSA; this is translated from the coding sequence ATGCCTCCGGTTACTGATTTCATCTCGATCGACCCGTCGCCATCGTTCTCGCAGATTATCGATGGCTACAAAGCTCAAGTGCGCGAGCTGGTTGGTGATCAATTATACCTAGCTGAACCACCGCACATGACGGCCTACCTGGCCTGCTTCGACGATGGTAGCAAGGTCAGTACCGCAGCAGCCCAACTTGCTCAGCAGCTAAACACGTTCGAGATCGCAATTTCCGGTTGGCATGTGTTCGATGCCGATCCTTTGACACAGCGTCGAACCCTGGTCGTCGATTTCACGCCCGAGTCCCAAGCGTTCCTGCGAAACTTGCAAACCAAGATCGCTCAGACCTTGGCTGGGACTTACGATACCGAAGCGACTTTTGCCCGCTATGCGGCAGCTTTTGACAAGTTCAGCGAAGTCCAGCGCAATGCGGTTCGCAGCGTCGGTTTCCCTTTCATCGGCGACGACTGGCACCCTCATTTCACAATTGCCTCGCTCGACCCGACGGCTTGGCCTACGGTTCGTGAAGCCCTTTGGAATCAGCCACCGAGCGGCGTGTCGGTTTGCTCTTCACTTACCCACTATCGGGTAATCGACGGCGAGTCTCATCCCATCTCCAAGTTTGACTTGAAGCGAGTCGAGAATGTCTCTGCTTGA